Below is a window of Geothermobacter ehrlichii DNA.
TGGGACAACGCCCCAATTGAAAGTTTCTTTGGCAGCCTGAAGCAGGAACTGGTATTTCACCAGAGATATCCGACCCGCTTCCACGCTCGCCAGAGTATTTTTGAGTACATCGAGAGGTTCTATAACTGGCGCCGTCTACACTCAACGCTGGGCTACAAAAGCCCGGCTGAATACGAAGCGGCCTATTTTAAACTTGCAGCCTAATCCGGTGTCCACTAAACCGGGGGAAGGTCAGACGCGGGTTAACCTGTTTAGGGTCATCGTGAATTGGAGAACCCCGCCGTTTGAGTTAGACTGCGAGAACGGAGAAATTCACCATGCGAAAAAGCGGCGAACTATACGGCTCGGGAGA
It encodes the following:
- a CDS encoding IS3 family transposase, with translation WDNAPIESFFGSLKQELVFHQRYPTRFHARQSIFEYIERFYNWRRLHSTLGYKSPAEYEAAYFKLAA